The genomic region ACCAGGAAGAACGGCCCGCCGAGCAGCGCCGTGATCACGCCGACCGGCAGCTCGGCCGGCGCGAGCACCGTCCGCGCCGCCGTGTCGGCCCACACGAGGAAGGCGCCGCCGCCGA from Candidatus Binatia bacterium harbors:
- a CDS encoding iron chelate uptake ABC transporter family permease subunit; the protein is GGGAFLVWADTAARTVLAPAELPVGVITALLGGPFFLVLLRRSLRGRGS